From one Verrucomicrobiota bacterium genomic stretch:
- the rpsJ gene encoding 30S ribosomal protein S10 has protein sequence MAGQRIRIRLKAYDHRVIDQSAHDIVETVKRSGARVAGPIPLPTRVERYTVQRSPHADKKSHETFEQRTHKRLLDIIDPTAKTVDELKKLNLPAGVDITIKI, from the coding sequence ATGGCAGGACAAAGAATTCGCATCCGGCTCAAAGCCTACGACCATCGGGTGATCGACCAGTCGGCTCACGACATCGTGGAGACCGTCAAACGCAGCGGCGCTCGGGTGGCGGGGCCCATTCCGCTGCCGACCCGCGTGGAACGTTACACCGTGCAGCGGTCTCCTCACGCCGACAAGAAGTCGCATGAAACCTTCGAGCAGCGCACGCACAAGCGTCTCCTGGACATCATCGATCCGACGGCGAAGACGGTGGACGAGTTGAAGAAGCTGAACTTGCCGGCGGGCGTGGATATTACGATCAAGATCTAG
- the fusA gene encoding elongation factor G, giving the protein MTSAVETQKSPNSPNRAYTLERTRNIGIAAHIDAGKTTTTERILFYTGLIHKIGDVDDGNTVTDWMEQERERGITITSAAVTCFWTQKKEEGLYKSFATVAHRINIIDTPGHVDFTAEVERSMRVLDGAVAVFCGVAGVQPQSETVWRQATKYKVPRIAFVNKMDRTGANFQNALDDMRRKLNAYAYPICLPIGAEDRFEGVIDLVNQKAIVWGPGDVQNEGLRYEIREIPEAMKGEAAAALTELINAVANKDDEVAELVLEEKPVDAPTLKAAIRRLTCKIELVPVLCGSAFKKKGVQFLIDSVIDYLPSPLDIPAAQGFEQGTENRIDVASNDHSKFCSLAFKLWTDPYAGKLVFFRVYSGQLRKGDTIYNPRTRRRERVSRLMIIQGSERKDVEVAYSGDIAALVGLRNITTGDTLCDESFEVILEPPTFPEPVISMAVEPKTKADRDKMSEGLQRLAEEDPTFRCFTNEETGQLIIAGMGELHLEIICDRLKREFSVESNSGAPQIAYRETITKSADGEGKFIRQSGGRGQYGHALIKVQPNEKGKGVEIENKIVGGAIPKEYIPAVIDGIEEAIRGGVYAGYQVIDVKVQVVDGTFHEVDSNELAFKMAGIFALKDAFKKASPILLEPIMKVEVTTPDEYQGDLLGDINRRRGTIVSIDAKSGQTILNAQVPLAEMFGYATAIRSLSKGRASYSMEPFSFEQVPNSIATAILDSAKSRPAART; this is encoded by the coding sequence ATGACCTCCGCCGTCGAAACTCAGAAGTCCCCGAATTCGCCGAACCGGGCTTACACCCTGGAGCGCACTCGGAATATTGGCATCGCCGCCCATATTGACGCCGGGAAGACGACCACGACCGAGCGGATCCTTTTCTATACGGGCTTGATTCACAAGATTGGGGACGTGGATGACGGCAACACGGTGACCGACTGGATGGAGCAGGAGCGCGAGCGCGGCATTACCATCACCTCGGCTGCGGTGACGTGCTTTTGGACCCAGAAGAAGGAAGAGGGACTTTACAAGTCCTTCGCCACCGTGGCCCATCGCATCAACATCATCGATACGCCGGGCCACGTCGATTTCACGGCTGAAGTCGAGCGATCCATGCGTGTGCTCGACGGCGCCGTCGCTGTGTTTTGCGGAGTGGCCGGAGTGCAGCCGCAGTCCGAGACCGTGTGGCGTCAGGCCACAAAATATAAAGTGCCGCGCATCGCGTTCGTCAACAAGATGGACCGGACCGGAGCGAATTTTCAAAACGCCTTGGACGACATGCGGCGCAAGCTCAATGCTTACGCCTACCCGATTTGTCTGCCCATCGGGGCGGAGGACCGGTTCGAAGGCGTCATTGACCTCGTCAATCAAAAGGCCATTGTGTGGGGACCGGGGGATGTTCAGAATGAGGGACTTCGGTATGAGATTCGTGAGATTCCCGAGGCCATGAAGGGGGAGGCGGCGGCGGCGTTGACGGAATTGATCAACGCGGTGGCCAACAAGGACGATGAGGTGGCGGAGTTGGTGTTGGAAGAGAAGCCCGTGGATGCTCCGACCTTGAAGGCCGCGATCCGGCGGCTTACCTGCAAGATCGAGCTGGTTCCTGTTCTGTGCGGGTCTGCCTTCAAGAAGAAGGGCGTGCAATTTCTGATTGATTCGGTGATCGATTATCTGCCTTCTCCGCTGGATATTCCGGCGGCCCAGGGATTCGAGCAGGGCACGGAAAACCGGATCGACGTGGCGTCGAACGACCATTCCAAGTTTTGTTCGCTGGCGTTCAAACTTTGGACGGACCCCTATGCTGGAAAGCTGGTGTTTTTCCGGGTCTACAGCGGCCAGCTCCGAAAGGGAGACACGATTTACAACCCTCGGACCCGGCGTCGGGAGCGGGTGAGCCGGTTGATGATCATTCAGGGCAGTGAGCGCAAGGATGTCGAAGTGGCATATTCAGGCGACATCGCAGCGCTGGTGGGATTGAGGAATATTACCACGGGCGATACCCTTTGCGACGAGTCGTTCGAAGTGATTTTGGAGCCCCCGACGTTCCCGGAGCCGGTCATCAGCATGGCGGTCGAGCCCAAGACGAAGGCGGACCGGGACAAGATGTCCGAAGGATTGCAACGGCTGGCGGAAGAAGATCCCACGTTCCGTTGTTTTACGAACGAGGAAACAGGCCAGTTGATCATTGCCGGGATGGGTGAGTTGCATCTGGAAATCATCTGCGACCGCTTGAAGCGGGAATTTAGCGTGGAATCGAACTCCGGAGCGCCCCAGATCGCTTATCGCGAAACGATTACCAAATCCGCGGATGGGGAGGGCAAGTTCATCCGCCAATCCGGCGGGCGCGGCCAATATGGGCACGCGTTGATCAAGGTTCAGCCCAACGAGAAGGGCAAGGGGGTTGAGATTGAGAACAAGATTGTCGGCGGAGCCATTCCCAAGGAATACATTCCCGCGGTTATCGACGGCATTGAAGAAGCGATTCGCGGGGGAGTTTACGCGGGCTATCAGGTCATCGACGTCAAAGTGCAGGTGGTGGACGGCACTTTCCACGAGGTAGATTCCAACGAACTGGCGTTTAAGATGGCGGGCATTTTCGCCTTGAAAGACGCCTTCAAGAAGGCCTCGCCGATTCTGCTGGAACCAATCATGAAGGTGGAGGTGACCACGCCCGACGAGTACCAAGGGGACTTGCTCGGGGACATTAACCGCCGGCGGGGGACCATTGTCAGCATCGACGCGAAGTCGGGGCAAACGATTCTGAACGCGCAGGTTCCCCTGGCTGAGATGTTCGGATACGCTACCGCGATCCGATCGCTCTCCAAGGGGCGCGCCTCTTACTCGATGGAGCCTTTTTCGTTCGAGCAGGTGCCGAACAGCATCGCCACCGCAATTTTGGATTCCGCCAAGTCCCGGCCGGCCGCCCGGACTTAG
- the rpsG gene encoding 30S ribosomal protein S7 has protein sequence MSRRRQAVKRSITPDSKFGSTLVSRLVSMVMRSGNKSVAQRIVYGAFDEMVAKNPTSNPMEVLQKAVDNAKPRLEVKARRVGGATYQVPLEVPTDRQFALALRWLVDFADARKGIPMKQALAAEILEAYQGQGNAIRKRDEVHKMAQANKAFAHFRW, from the coding sequence ATGTCCAGACGTCGTCAAGCAGTCAAACGTTCGATCACCCCCGACAGCAAGTTCGGCAGCACCCTGGTTTCGCGCCTGGTGAGCATGGTCATGCGGAGTGGCAACAAGAGTGTGGCCCAGCGCATTGTCTACGGGGCATTCGATGAGATGGTGGCCAAGAACCCCACCAGCAACCCGATGGAAGTGTTGCAGAAAGCCGTGGACAACGCGAAGCCTCGGCTCGAGGTCAAGGCCCGCCGGGTGGGCGGGGCCACTTATCAAGTTCCCCTCGAAGTGCCGACGGACCGTCAGTTTGCGCTGGCCTTGCGCTGGTTGGTTGATTTTGCCGACGCGCGCAAAGGGATCCCGATGAAGCAAGCGCTGGCCGCCGAGATTCTCGAGGCTTACCAGGGCCAGGGCAACGCGATTCGCAAACGCGATGAGGTTCACAAAATGGCCCAAGCCAACAAAGCCTTCGCCCATTTTCGCTGGTAA
- a CDS encoding 30S ribosomal protein S12: MPTINQLVRKGRNKLSYKSKSPALQRAPFRRGVCLQVMTRTPKKPNSAMRKVAKVRLNNGYEVIAYIPDEGHNLQEHSIVLVRGGRVKDLPGVRYHIVRGTLDAAGVEKRRVSRSKYGVKRPKAAKPAAAK; the protein is encoded by the coding sequence ATGCCGACCATCAACCAGCTCGTCCGAAAAGGGCGAAACAAGTTAAGTTACAAGTCGAAGTCCCCGGCTTTGCAGCGCGCCCCTTTTCGCAGGGGGGTGTGTCTGCAGGTCATGACACGGACGCCGAAGAAGCCGAATTCGGCCATGCGCAAAGTGGCCAAAGTGAGGTTGAACAACGGTTACGAGGTGATCGCTTATATCCCCGATGAAGGCCACAATCTCCAGGAACACTCCATCGTCCTCGTCCGCGGGGGCCGTGTGAAGGACCTGCCCGGGGTGCGTTACCACATCGTGAGAGGCACGCTTGATGCGGCGGGGGTCGAGAAGCGCCGGGTGAGCCGTTCCAAATACGGAGTGAAACGGCCGAAAGCGGCCAAGCCCGCAGCGGCCAAGTAA
- the rpoC gene encoding DNA-directed RNA polymerase subunit beta': protein MMTSKESARELLGLDKVNLVEHIAISVASPESIKSWSKGEVKNPETINYRTFKPEKGGLFCERIFGPVKDWECSCGKYKRIKHRGVVCDRCGVEVTLSRVRRERMGHIELAVPASHIWFFKCMPSRIGLMLDMTARNLERVIYYEDYLVIDPGSTPLKQHQLLSEIEYREARETYGPDTFLAKMGAEAVREALGKVELEEQITQLQQAMTETKSKQIRKKIAKRIKLFQGFLSSHMRPEWMILTVLPVIPPDLRPLVPLEGGRFATSDLNDLYRRVINRNNRLKNLLQLKTPEVIIRNEKRMLQEAIDALFDNGRHGRAVTGAGNRPLKSLSDMLKGKSGRFRQNLLGKRVDYSGRSVIVIGPELHLHQCGLPKKMALVLFEPFIIRRLKELGYVHTVRSAKKMIERQSPEVWDILEEVTKGHSVLLNRAPTLHRLSVQAFEPVLIEGEAIRIHPLVCTAYNADFDGDQMAVHVPLSVEAQLEARLLMMAPNNIFSPSSGKPIMTPTQDITLGCYYLTANPREIGKSSGEKRLKLFGGKSEVVFALADGAVRTHEKIRIANPDYGVKTVYGDAEKKIIETTVGRVIFSEIWPPELGFPNRVVGKSQLGELIWNCYKHCGHDKTVTTLDRLKELGFQEATRAGVSIGIDDMIIPKEKLQEIEAAQKQIADVEKQYRKGVITPGERYNKVVDIWTHCTDQIANVMLRTLEYNQGKREYNPVWLMVDSGARGNRQQVRQLAGVRGLMAKPSGDIIEKPILSNFREGLTVLEYFISTHGARKGLADTALKTADSGYMTRKLVDVAQDVIIREHDCGTSNGIWVQAIYEGEDEVVKLSERIVGRFCCDDISDPSEPKVKLIRANDEIDEVRAKQIERSGVERVRIRSVLTCDSKHGICVACYGRNLATGGLVKMGEAVGIIAAQSIGEPGTQLTMRTFHIGGTASQVFKQPQIKSKHDCVIRYNDLRLVKLEDGNNIVLNKNGSVSLLTEDGREIETHNVVIGSVISVPNGGKVKKGDTFVQWDPYNVPILSEKAGRVKFHDIIEGVTMKQEVDETTGQEAMVIIDHKEDLHPQIIIQNDKRETLASYAIPSGAHIVVNEGDKIVAGTLMAKTPRKTSKTKDITGGLPRVAELFEARRPKDAAEISRIDGVVDFGQSVRGKRCILIKDPQTGVEEEHLIPIGRHVIVFKGDFVKKGQQLTEGPVVPHEILDVCGPQELQEHLVNEVQEVYRLQGVTINDKHIEIIVRQMLRKVRITEPGDTLFLWGEQIDKLAFEDENQRVEKMGGKPAEAQPVLLGITKASLETESFLSAASFQDTTRVLTEAATMGKLDYLRGFKENVIMGHIIPAGTGFDMHRKVNLKPLVEVLPEETGPTMTEEPTAS from the coding sequence ATGATGACCAGCAAAGAATCCGCCCGCGAGCTGCTCGGCTTGGACAAAGTGAACTTGGTGGAGCATATCGCCATTTCAGTTGCCTCGCCGGAATCCATCAAATCGTGGTCGAAAGGGGAGGTCAAGAATCCCGAGACCATCAATTATCGAACCTTCAAGCCGGAAAAAGGAGGCTTGTTCTGCGAGCGCATTTTCGGCCCCGTGAAGGATTGGGAATGCTCCTGCGGCAAATACAAGCGGATCAAGCACCGGGGCGTTGTTTGCGACCGTTGCGGAGTTGAGGTGACCCTCTCGAGGGTGCGCCGTGAACGCATGGGGCACATCGAACTGGCGGTGCCGGCCTCGCATATTTGGTTTTTCAAGTGCATGCCGTCCCGCATCGGGTTGATGCTCGACATGACCGCTCGGAACCTGGAGCGCGTGATTTATTATGAGGATTACCTCGTCATCGACCCCGGCTCCACGCCACTCAAGCAGCACCAACTGCTGAGTGAAATCGAATACCGGGAGGCGCGTGAAACTTACGGTCCCGACACCTTTCTGGCCAAGATGGGGGCCGAGGCTGTCCGGGAGGCGCTGGGGAAGGTCGAACTCGAAGAGCAGATCACCCAGTTGCAGCAGGCGATGACCGAAACCAAGAGCAAGCAGATCCGCAAGAAGATCGCCAAGCGCATCAAGCTCTTTCAAGGATTCCTGTCGTCGCACATGCGTCCGGAGTGGATGATTCTGACGGTTCTGCCGGTGATCCCTCCCGACTTGCGTCCCTTGGTCCCCTTGGAGGGCGGTCGTTTTGCGACGTCGGACCTGAACGATCTTTACCGCCGGGTCATCAACCGCAACAACCGGTTGAAGAACCTGCTTCAGTTGAAGACGCCGGAGGTCATTATCCGGAACGAGAAGCGCATGCTTCAGGAGGCGATCGACGCGCTGTTCGACAACGGCCGTCACGGCCGCGCGGTGACGGGAGCGGGCAATCGTCCGCTCAAGTCTCTTTCCGACATGCTCAAGGGGAAGAGCGGCCGTTTCCGCCAGAACCTGCTCGGCAAGCGTGTGGATTACTCGGGCCGGTCGGTGATCGTGATCGGCCCCGAGCTGCATCTTCACCAATGCGGACTGCCCAAGAAGATGGCCTTGGTTCTCTTCGAACCGTTCATCATTCGGCGGCTGAAGGAACTTGGCTATGTGCACACGGTTCGATCGGCCAAGAAGATGATCGAACGCCAGTCTCCGGAAGTGTGGGACATTCTGGAAGAGGTGACGAAGGGTCACTCCGTTTTGCTCAATCGCGCTCCGACGCTGCACCGTCTTTCCGTGCAGGCCTTCGAGCCCGTGCTCATCGAGGGGGAAGCCATCCGCATTCACCCGCTTGTCTGCACCGCCTACAACGCGGATTTCGACGGGGATCAGATGGCGGTGCACGTTCCGCTGAGTGTCGAGGCCCAGCTCGAGGCGCGCCTCCTCATGATGGCTCCGAACAATATTTTCAGTCCGTCGAGCGGCAAGCCCATCATGACGCCGACCCAGGACATCACGCTGGGCTGCTATTACCTGACGGCGAATCCCCGTGAAATCGGCAAGTCGTCCGGCGAGAAGAGACTCAAGCTTTTTGGCGGCAAGAGCGAAGTCGTGTTCGCCCTGGCCGACGGCGCAGTGCGGACGCACGAGAAGATCCGCATCGCGAATCCCGATTATGGCGTCAAGACCGTCTACGGGGACGCCGAGAAGAAAATCATTGAGACCACGGTCGGGCGCGTGATCTTCAGCGAGATCTGGCCGCCGGAACTCGGGTTTCCAAACCGGGTGGTGGGCAAATCCCAGTTGGGCGAGTTGATTTGGAATTGTTACAAGCATTGCGGGCACGACAAGACGGTCACCACGCTGGACCGCTTGAAGGAGCTTGGTTTCCAGGAGGCCACTCGCGCGGGTGTCTCCATCGGCATCGATGATATGATCATCCCGAAGGAGAAGCTGCAGGAGATCGAAGCCGCGCAGAAGCAGATCGCCGACGTGGAGAAGCAGTATCGCAAAGGCGTCATCACTCCCGGCGAACGCTACAACAAGGTGGTCGATATCTGGACCCACTGCACCGACCAGATCGCCAACGTCATGTTGCGCACCCTGGAATACAACCAGGGCAAGCGGGAGTACAATCCGGTGTGGCTGATGGTGGATTCAGGCGCCCGCGGCAATCGCCAGCAAGTGCGGCAGCTCGCCGGCGTCCGCGGGCTGATGGCCAAGCCCTCCGGCGACATCATTGAGAAGCCGATTCTCTCCAACTTCCGCGAAGGTTTGACGGTGCTGGAGTACTTCATCTCCACGCACGGCGCCCGCAAAGGCCTGGCTGACACGGCTCTGAAGACGGCCGATTCCGGCTACATGACGCGGAAACTGGTGGATGTGGCGCAGGACGTCATTATCCGCGAGCACGATTGCGGCACCTCGAATGGAATCTGGGTGCAGGCCATTTACGAGGGCGAGGACGAGGTTGTGAAGCTGAGCGAGCGGATCGTGGGGCGGTTCTGCTGCGACGACATTTCCGATCCGAGCGAACCCAAGGTCAAATTGATCCGGGCCAACGATGAGATCGACGAAGTTCGGGCCAAGCAGATCGAACGTTCCGGAGTGGAGCGCGTCCGGATTCGCTCGGTGCTGACGTGCGACAGCAAGCATGGCATTTGCGTTGCGTGTTACGGACGGAATCTCGCCACCGGCGGATTGGTCAAGATGGGCGAGGCGGTGGGCATTATTGCGGCCCAGTCGATCGGCGAACCGGGCACGCAGTTGACGATGCGCACGTTCCACATCGGCGGCACGGCCTCACAGGTCTTCAAGCAACCGCAGATCAAGTCCAAGCATGACTGCGTGATTCGCTACAATGACTTGCGCCTGGTGAAGCTTGAGGACGGCAACAACATCGTGTTGAACAAGAACGGCTCGGTGTCGCTGCTGACGGAGGACGGGCGCGAAATCGAAACTCACAATGTCGTCATTGGCTCCGTGATTTCCGTGCCGAATGGGGGCAAGGTCAAGAAGGGGGATACGTTCGTCCAGTGGGATCCTTACAACGTCCCCATTCTTTCGGAGAAAGCGGGCCGGGTGAAGTTCCACGACATCATCGAAGGCGTCACGATGAAGCAGGAGGTGGACGAGACCACGGGCCAGGAGGCCATGGTGATCATCGACCACAAGGAGGATTTGCATCCGCAGATCATCATCCAGAACGACAAGCGCGAAACCCTGGCCAGTTACGCGATTCCCTCCGGCGCTCATATCGTGGTGAACGAGGGCGACAAGATCGTCGCCGGCACCTTGATGGCCAAGACACCGCGAAAAACCTCCAAGACCAAAGACATCACGGGCGGTCTGCCGCGCGTGGCCGAGTTGTTCGAGGCGCGCCGTCCCAAGGATGCCGCGGAAATTTCGCGGATCGATGGGGTGGTGGATTTCGGACAAAGCGTGCGCGGGAAGCGCTGCATTTTGATCAAGGATCCGCAAACAGGCGTGGAGGAGGAGCATTTGATCCCGATCGGACGCCACGTCATCGTGTTCAAGGGCGACTTCGTGAAGAAGGGCCAGCAACTGACGGAGGGTCCGGTGGTCCCGCACGAGATTCTTGATGTCTGCGGGCCTCAGGAGTTGCAGGAGCATTTGGTCAACGAGGTGCAGGAAGTTTACCGTCTCCAAGGCGTGACCATCAACGACAAGCACATTGAGATCATTGTGCGCCAGATGCTGCGCAAGGTCCGCATCACGGAGCCGGGGGACACGCTCTTCCTGTGGGGCGAGCAAATCGACAAGCTGGCCTTCGAGGATGAGAATCAGCGGGTTGAAAAAATGGGCGGCAAGCCCGCCGAAGCGCAGCCCGTCCTGCTGGGTATCACCAAGGCATCGCTGGAGACGGAAAGCTTCCTGAGTGCGGCCTCGTTCCAGGACACGACGCGCGTGCTGACGGAGGCGGCGACCATGGGCAAGCTGGATTACCTCCGCGGCTTCAAGGAAAATGTGATCATGGGTCACATTATTCCTGCCGGAACCGGTTTTGACATGCACCGGAAAGTCAACCTCAAACCTCTGGTGGAGGTGTTGCCCGAGGAAACAGGGCCGACCATGACGGAAGAGCCGACTGCGAGTTAA